A genomic segment from Maniola hyperantus chromosome 4, iAphHyp1.2, whole genome shotgun sequence encodes:
- the Rab9 gene encoding ras-related protein Rab-9B — translation MGEENDGYGRTAKKNVLLKIVILGDGGVGKSCLMSRFISNHFDDHNFHTIGVEFMNKTLEVNGKQYTLQIWDTAGQERFKSLRTPFYRGTDICILAYAIDDRSSFNNIKTWLNEFLHHAGVKNGIEKFPFIVVGNKSDVSSKDREVSYEQLNQWCDENKISTYLETSAKTDSNVVEAFSQAVQRWVDLEQKAEKELRMYHHPDTVTLHGSSTTSSFRATCCSRFTSET, via the exons ATGGGCGAGGAAAATGATGGGTACGGCAGGACGGCAAAGAAGAATGTGTTGTTGAAGATTGTGATATTGGGAGATGGAGGTGTGGGCAAGTCGTGCTTGATGAGTAGATTTATATCTAATCACTTCGATGATCACAACTTTCATACTATAGGCGTGGAGTTTATGAATAAGACATTAGAAGTCAACGGCAAGCAGTATACATTACAG ATCTGGGACACAGCTGGTCAAGAGAGGTTCAAATCTCTAAGGACACCTTTCTACCGAGGGACAGATATCTGCATATTGGCATATGCGATTGATGACAGAAGTTCGTTCAACAATATTAAAACATGGTTAAACGAGTTCTTGCATCACGCGGGAGTGAAGAATGGAATTGAGAAGTTTCCTTTTATTGTTGTTGGGAATAAG TCAGATGTATCATCAAAGGACAGAGAGGTCTCGTACGAGCAACTGAACCAGTGGTGTGATGAGAACaagatatctacttacttagaGACCTCGGCCAAAACGGATAGCAATGTTGTTGAAGCCTTCTCACAAGCTGTACAAAG GTGGGTAGACTTGGAACAAAAAGCGGAAAAAGAACTACGGATGTATCACCATCCAGACACAGTGACTCTTCACGGCTCTAGCACGACCTCCAGCTTCAGAGCGACTTGCTGCTCTCGATTCACATCGGAAACGTAG